A section of the Lepus europaeus isolate LE1 chromosome 19, mLepTim1.pri, whole genome shotgun sequence genome encodes:
- the NOSIP gene encoding nitric oxide synthase-interacting protein gives MTRHGKNCTAGAVYTYHEKKKDTAASGYGTQNIRLSRDAVKDFDCCCLSLQPCHDPVVTPDGYLYEREAILEYILHQKKEIARQMKAYEKQRGAQREEQRQLRRAAAQDQVRGFLEKEAAIVSRPLNPFTSKAAVGPGTEDAQAGPSEGPPGQDKEKALPSFWVPSLTPEAKATKLEKPSRTVTCPMSGKPLRMSDLTPVRFTLLDDSVDRVGLITRSERYVCAVTRDSLSNATPCAVLRPSGAVVTLECVEKLIRKDMVDPVNGDRLTERDIIVLQRGGTGFAGSGVKLQAEKSRPVMQA, from the exons atgACGCGCCATGGCAAGAACTGCACCGCAGGGGCCGTGTACACGTACCACGAGAAGAAGAAGGACACAG CGGCCTCAGGCTATGGGACCCAGAACATCCGACTGAGCCGGGACGCGGTGAAGGATTTTGACTGCTGCTGCCTGTCTCTACAGCCCTGCCACGATCCTGTGGTCAC CCCCGACGGCTACCTGTACGAGCGCGAGGCAATCCTGGAGTACATCCTGCACCAGAAAAAGGAGATCGCCCGGCAGATGAag GCCTACGAGAAGCAGCGGGGCGCCCAGCGGGAGGAGCAGCGGCAGCTGCGGCGCGCGGCAGCGCAGGACCAAGTGCGGGGCTTCCTGGAGAAGGAGGCCGCCATCGTGAGCCGGCCCCTCAACCCCTTCACGTCCAAGGCCGCCGTGGGGCCCGGCACAG AGGATGCGCAAGCGGGGCCCAGCGAGGGGCCCCCGGGCCAGGATAAGGAGAAGGCGCTGCCCAGCTTCTGGGTCCCGTCCCTGACCCCCGAGGCCAAGGCCACCAAGCTGGAGAAGCCG TCCCGCACCGTGACCTGCCCCATGTCGGGGAAGCCGCTGCGCATGTCCGACCTGACGCCCGTGCGCTTCACGCTGCTGGACGACTCGGTGGACCGCGTGGGGCTCATCACGCGCAGCGAGCGCTACGTGTGCGCCGTGACCCGCGACAGCCTGAGTAACGCCACGCCGTGCGCCGTGCTGCGGCCCTC GGGGGCCGTGGTCACGCTGGAGTGCGTGGAGAAGCTGATTCGGAAGGACATGGTGGACCCCGTGAACGGAGACCGGCTCACCGAGCGCGACATCATCGTGCTGCAGCGG GGCGGCACCGGCTTCGCAGGCTCCGGGGTGAAGCTGCAGGCGGAGAAGTCGCGGCCGGTGATGCAGGCCTGA